The following proteins come from a genomic window of Winogradskyella sp. PC-19:
- the pdxA gene encoding 4-hydroxythreonine-4-phosphate dehydrogenase PdxA yields the protein MKKENTIKVGISIGDLNGIGPEIILKTFEDSRSLDLCTPVIFASSKVMNFFKRHFSSKIHFNEINSINQLTHGKVNVLNVWKEGVNIQFGQENKKVGEYAIKSLEAAVSALKEDAIDVLITAPINKHNIQSDKFKFPGHTDYLNQQLDGDSLMFMVSENLKVGLLTDHVPVKDVPSHITEDLIRKKITTVSNSLKQDFAITKPKIAVLAINPHAGDNGVIGNEDDTVLKPSLEKLRKEGSLVYGPYSADSFFGSDNYQKFDAVIASYHDQGLIPFKTITFGNGVNFTAGLDKVRTSPDHGTAYEIAGKGQADESSFKRAMFTAIEIFRRRKDYNFYSKNPLKKMSR from the coding sequence GTGAAAAAAGAAAACACTATAAAAGTTGGTATATCCATAGGTGACCTCAACGGTATTGGTCCCGAAATTATCCTAAAAACATTCGAAGATAGTCGCTCATTAGACTTATGCACGCCTGTTATTTTTGCTTCTTCAAAAGTTATGAATTTCTTCAAACGTCACTTTTCGAGTAAAATTCATTTTAATGAAATAAACTCTATTAACCAACTTACCCACGGAAAAGTCAATGTATTAAACGTTTGGAAAGAAGGCGTTAATATCCAATTTGGGCAAGAGAATAAAAAAGTTGGCGAATATGCTATTAAATCTTTAGAAGCTGCTGTTTCAGCTTTAAAAGAAGACGCTATCGATGTTTTAATTACAGCACCCATAAACAAGCACAATATACAATCAGACAAATTTAAATTTCCTGGTCATACCGATTATCTTAATCAACAATTGGACGGTGATAGTCTAATGTTTATGGTTTCAGAAAACCTTAAAGTTGGACTCTTGACAGATCATGTCCCAGTAAAAGATGTTCCTAGTCATATTACCGAAGACTTAATTCGCAAAAAGATAACAACTGTTTCGAATTCTCTAAAACAAGATTTTGCGATAACAAAACCAAAAATTGCAGTATTAGCCATTAATCCTCATGCGGGTGATAATGGAGTCATTGGTAATGAAGACGATACAGTTTTAAAACCTTCTTTAGAAAAATTAAGAAAAGAAGGCAGTTTAGTTTATGGACCATATTCTGCAGATAGTTTTTTCGGCTCCGATAATTATCAAAAATTTGATGCTGTTATCGCTTCTTATCATGACCAAGGATTAATTCCATTTAAGACAATAACCTTTGGTAATGGTGTTAATTTTACAGCTGGTTTAGATAAAGTTCGAACATCTCCAGACCATGGCACAGCTTACGAAATTGCAGGTAAAGGCCAAGCTGATGAAAGTTCTTTTAAACGTGCAATGTTTACAGCAATTGAGATTTTTAGGCGACGTAAGGATTATAATTTTTACTCTAAAAACCCTTTAAAGAAAATGTCGCGATAG
- a CDS encoding riboflavin synthase, with protein MFTGIIEDLGNVKALNKDKDNLHITVRSNITEELKIDQSVAHNGVCLTVVSIDKDEYVVTAIKETLDKTNLGQLEVDTTVNLERAMKLGDRLDGHIVQGHVDQTAVCENVSEQNGSWSYTFKYDASLNNVTIEKGSVTVNGVSLTVVNSKVNEFSVAIIPYTYEHTTFKNLKKGSLVNLEFDVIGKYVKRLNDLRA; from the coding sequence ATGTTTACTGGGATTATTGAAGATTTAGGAAATGTAAAGGCACTAAATAAGGACAAGGATAATTTACATATTACTGTAAGAAGTAATATTACTGAAGAATTAAAAATAGACCAGAGTGTAGCTCACAATGGTGTTTGCTTGACTGTGGTTTCTATTGATAAAGACGAATACGTTGTAACAGCCATCAAAGAAACTTTAGATAAAACCAATCTTGGTCAATTAGAAGTCGATACTACCGTAAACTTAGAGCGCGCCATGAAATTAGGAGATAGATTAGATGGTCACATTGTTCAAGGGCACGTCGACCAAACAGCAGTTTGTGAAAATGTAAGCGAACAAAATGGGAGTTGGTCCTACACATTTAAATATGATGCATCTTTGAATAATGTAACAATAGAAAAAGGTTCGGTTACTGTAAATGGAGTTAGTTTAACTGTAGTTAACTCTAAAGTTAATGAGTTTTCTGTAGCAATAATACCATATACCTATGAGCATACTACTTTCAAAAATCTTAAAAAAGGAAGTTTGGTTAACTTAGAGTTTGATGTAATTGGAAAATATGTAAAGCGCTTAAATGATTTAAGAGCTTAA
- the mce gene encoding methylmalonyl-CoA epimerase encodes MKKIEHIGIAVKDIESSNDLFKALFGKPHYKIEAVESEGVMTSFFKCGPNKIELLQATSEDSPIAKFIEKKGEGIHHIAFAVSNIEEEIERLKNEGFKMIHEKPKKGADNKLIAFLHPKSTNGVLIELCQDIDD; translated from the coding sequence ATGAAAAAAATAGAACATATTGGTATTGCTGTAAAGGATATTGAAAGCTCAAATGACTTATTCAAAGCACTATTTGGAAAACCTCATTATAAAATTGAAGCTGTTGAAAGCGAAGGTGTAATGACTTCCTTTTTTAAATGCGGGCCAAATAAAATTGAATTGCTACAAGCTACCTCAGAAGATAGTCCAATTGCAAAATTTATAGAAAAAAAGGGGGAAGGCATTCACCATATTGCTTTTGCTGTTAGTAATATCGAAGAAGAAATAGAAAGGTTAAAGAACGAAGGTTTTAAGATGATACACGAAAAACCAAAAAAGGGTGCCGATAATAAACTGATTGCTTTTTTGCATCCAAAATCAACAAACGGCGTTCTTATTGAGTTGTGCCAAGATATTGACGATTAA
- the rbfA gene encoding 30S ribosome-binding factor RbfA, which produces MESNRQKKIAGILQQDLVDVLQRAASEGGMKGIIISVSKVNVTVDLSIAKVYLSIFPNKEAEELLKGIRSNTPLIRHELAQRTRHQLRRMPTLEFFIDDSLEYIDNIERSLKGEEDPIKDEDLLGRRKKS; this is translated from the coding sequence ATGGAAAGTAATAGACAAAAAAAGATAGCAGGAATTCTTCAACAAGATTTAGTTGACGTTTTACAACGTGCCGCATCTGAAGGCGGAATGAAAGGCATAATTATCTCGGTATCTAAAGTTAATGTTACTGTAGATTTGTCAATCGCAAAAGTATACCTAAGTATTTTTCCGAATAAAGAAGCTGAAGAATTATTAAAGGGAATCCGTTCTAACACACCATTAATACGTCATGAATTAGCGCAACGCACACGCCATCAATTAAGACGTATGCCAACATTAGAGTTTTTTATTGACGATTCTTTGGAATATATAGATAATATAGAGCGTTCATTAAAAGGTGAAGAAGACCCAATTAAAGACGAAGATTTATTAGGTCGAAGAAAAAAATCATAA